A DNA window from Undibacterium sp. YM2 contains the following coding sequences:
- a CDS encoding amino acid ABC transporter substrate-binding protein, whose translation MQAHSTRKLTAMLLMAAISISNSAMAGETLERISRSGRIVLATRDASIPFSYKDNHGKPLGYTVDICLKLVDAIRLQLKRPDLRIDYMQVTPSSRFKAIIEGQADLECGPTTNTAERRALVGFTIANFIASAKMLVKKDSGIRNWADLRNKTIVTTAATTNAKSIAERNDVGALRITLLEAKDDLESFHQVETGKADAFAMDDVLLYGLKAMSAHPADYQVVASPLTVEPYAIMFSKNDIELKKLMDAEMARIIYNGDVEKLYKKWFNNPIPPSGVNLDMPMNALLRNSFQFPSDKVAD comes from the coding sequence ATGCAGGCCCACTCTACCCGCAAACTGACAGCCATGTTGTTGATGGCCGCTATCAGCATCAGCAACTCAGCAATGGCGGGCGAGACACTGGAGCGTATCAGCCGCAGTGGCAGGATAGTGCTGGCAACCAGGGATGCATCGATTCCTTTCTCATACAAAGATAATCATGGCAAACCCCTTGGTTATACCGTGGATATCTGCCTCAAGCTGGTCGACGCCATCAGGCTGCAACTGAAGCGGCCTGATCTGCGTATAGACTATATGCAGGTGACGCCGTCCAGCCGTTTCAAAGCCATCATTGAGGGACAGGCGGATCTGGAATGCGGGCCTACCACCAACACCGCAGAGCGCCGTGCGCTGGTGGGTTTTACGATTGCAAATTTTATTGCCAGTGCCAAGATGCTCGTGAAAAAAGATTCTGGCATACGCAACTGGGCAGACTTGCGCAACAAGACCATCGTCACCACAGCGGCCACTACCAATGCCAAATCGATTGCTGAACGCAATGACGTTGGCGCCTTGCGCATCACCCTGCTGGAGGCGAAAGATGACCTGGAATCTTTTCACCAGGTAGAAACCGGCAAGGCCGATGCCTTTGCGATGGATGATGTGCTGCTGTATGGCCTCAAGGCCATGTCCGCTCACCCGGCAGACTATCAGGTCGTCGCCAGCCCGCTGACGGTGGAGCCATATGCCATCATGTTTTCCAAAAATGATATCGAACTCAAGAAGCTCATGGATGCAGAAATGGCCAGGATCATTTATAACGGCGATGTCGAAAAGTTGTATAAAAAATGGTTCAACAATCCCATCCCGCCATCTGGTGTGAATCTGGATATGCCGATGAATGCCTTGTTGCGAAATTCGTTTCAGTTTCCGTCTGATAAGGTGGCGGATTGA
- a CDS encoding Lrp/AsnC family transcriptional regulator translates to MTTLDNFDRRLLAEIQQDSSLPQSTLGERVNLSTAAVNRRLKRLSDDKVIERYSAQLRPDALGYPLTIVVEVEVENERMDLLDAMKTAFLACPQVQQCYYVAGECDFVLIFIVRDMAQYTELTRQLFFESNNVKRFKTLVAMSRVKTGLDVPVDDIDANSSSK, encoded by the coding sequence ATGACTACCCTGGACAATTTTGACCGCCGCCTGCTGGCAGAAATCCAGCAAGACAGCAGCCTGCCACAAAGCACTTTGGGAGAAAGGGTTAATCTCTCCACCGCCGCCGTCAACCGCCGCCTGAAGCGCCTCAGTGACGACAAGGTCATAGAACGCTACAGCGCACAACTGCGCCCGGATGCACTAGGCTACCCGCTGACCATCGTCGTCGAAGTGGAGGTGGAAAACGAACGCATGGATTTGCTCGACGCCATGAAAACCGCCTTTCTCGCCTGCCCCCAGGTGCAGCAATGCTATTACGTCGCTGGCGAATGTGATTTTGTCCTGATCTTCATCGTGCGCGACATGGCGCAATACACCGAGCTGACGCGCCAGCTTTTCTTTGAAAGCAATAATGTCAAACGGTTCAAGACTCTTGTGGCGATGAGCAGGGTGAAGACGGGGCTGGATGTGCCTGTGGATGATATTGACGCTAATAGTTCTTCGAAATAA
- a CDS encoding LysR family transcriptional regulator, with product MRTQKLVTPLVLHALKYFDAAARNLSFTRAAAELHVTQGAVSQQIKGLEEQIGARLFVRMTRSLRLTREGSELHRVVNRLLQELELQLQAIQPSLNNKSVAIRSSPSFSMMWLMPRLSGFGRLYPEIEIHLRGELFGMSALKMSAESIDILVLYGQGPDQSNHHASRLMSEYLLPVANNDYLARYPALAKASDFTEHILLHDDSPWENAPPYAEWGEWMRIATQSNDNEVQDFVRHGHQYNLSHLAINAATYGQGMAMARTSLILDELAQGQLIPTVPICVKASAAYFLVINEHVGNKKSVNIFKDWLTEECREFETQRNAILSGIARMV from the coding sequence ATGCGCACTCAAAAGCTAGTTACACCCCTGGTTCTACACGCACTCAAATACTTTGATGCAGCGGCGCGCAACCTGAGTTTTACCCGTGCGGCGGCGGAGTTGCATGTCACGCAAGGGGCGGTCAGCCAGCAGATCAAGGGGCTGGAAGAGCAGATAGGGGCGCGCCTGTTCGTGCGCATGACGCGCAGCCTGCGGCTGACGCGTGAGGGTAGCGAGTTGCACAGGGTGGTCAACCGCCTGCTGCAAGAACTGGAATTGCAATTGCAGGCGATACAACCCAGCCTGAACAACAAGAGCGTGGCGATACGCTCATCGCCCTCATTCTCGATGATGTGGCTCATGCCCAGGCTTAGCGGCTTTGGACGGCTCTACCCGGAGATAGAAATCCACTTGCGTGGCGAGCTGTTTGGCATGAGTGCGCTGAAGATGAGTGCAGAATCTATCGACATCCTGGTGCTGTACGGGCAGGGGCCAGACCAGAGTAACCACCATGCCAGCAGGCTGATGTCTGAATACCTGCTGCCGGTGGCGAACAATGATTACCTCGCGCGTTACCCGGCGCTGGCAAAGGCATCGGATTTTACTGAACACATTTTGCTGCATGATGATTCCCCCTGGGAGAACGCGCCGCCCTATGCCGAGTGGGGCGAGTGGATGCGCATTGCCACACAGAGCAATGACAACGAGGTGCAGGACTTTGTGCGCCACGGCCATCAATACAATCTCTCGCACCTGGCCATCAATGCCGCCACTTATGGGCAGGGCATGGCAATGGCACGTACTTCATTGATACTCGACGAACTTGCTCAGGGGCAGTTGATACCTACTGTGCCTATCTGCGTCAAAGCCAGTGCGGCTTATTTTTTAGTCATCAATGAGCATGTGGGTAATAAAAAGTCAGTCAACATCTTCAAAGACTGGCTGACCGAAGAGTGTCGCGAATTCGAAACACAGCGCAATGCCATTTTGTCAGGTATTGCGCGAATGGTCTGA
- a CDS encoding cell envelope biogenesis protein TolA: MNKLITAIIASTVVMGSAFAQTPASASATAASKPATAAAAASVAKSAPAAKVVAASASASASAAAPAASAPEAKPAMHTGEKAAKHTKHTKKEAKAAGASAAASAASK; the protein is encoded by the coding sequence ATGAACAAACTGATCACCGCCATCATCGCTTCCACAGTTGTTATGGGTAGCGCCTTTGCACAGACACCAGCATCCGCATCTGCTACTGCTGCTTCCAAACCAGCGACAGCCGCTGCAGCAGCGAGCGTAGCGAAATCTGCACCAGCAGCTAAAGTAGTGGCCGCTTCTGCCTCAGCCAGTGCTTCTGCAGCAGCACCAGCAGCATCTGCTCCTGAAGCCAAACCAGCAATGCACACAGGTGAAAAGGCTGCGAAACATACCAAGCACACCAAGAAAGAAGCAAAAGCAGCAGGCGCATCTGCGGCAGCCAGCGCAGCATCGAAATAA
- a CDS encoding HEAT repeat domain-containing protein → MQFLYRLLIATASLLLLPGCDKKIDTSVETPDISSIVGIKTMPDIKPTVDVSLPDADANLPELFSRLDRQFSKNNIQPSAPISDQEITALELQLPCKLPPILRAMYRWHNGIPDFTPPYEFQALSKVVEEYKFFKRFNKEYGVKEGEGWPAHFLPILQFNGKMYVALDCKDQGPTPLFSYFIEDGTPQAKYRGPAHLLQVTLSSYESGAYKREFENMEVDTLAEARAFRQHAFASELQTMEDNWAKTKKFLMTAKGENFRAMVGSMDPDERAIPLLIDKLHDADPEEIVYICLAFGNFKSEATRPALNDLLKHKSSRARDFAASALSKLRGPQSQAETDTLLSLLEDSDKLVQLSAIEALKHAKSYRAIDTLIDKLHRSKPGMQVYIISTLADIGDRRALPALKELQASFPSQLDSKRYARARGDDPSPADFKSSVDEAIKRFGQQ, encoded by the coding sequence ATGCAATTCCTTTACCGCCTGCTCATCGCCACCGCAAGCCTGCTCCTGCTGCCTGGTTGCGACAAGAAAATCGACACCAGTGTTGAAACACCTGATATCAGTTCTATCGTAGGTATCAAGACGATGCCGGATATCAAACCGACCGTTGATGTGAGCCTGCCCGATGCCGATGCCAATCTGCCAGAATTATTTTCAAGGCTGGACAGGCAGTTCTCCAAAAACAATATCCAGCCATCAGCACCCATTTCTGATCAGGAGATCACAGCCCTGGAGCTGCAACTGCCCTGCAAGCTGCCACCGATCTTGAGAGCGATGTACCGCTGGCACAATGGCATCCCGGATTTCACACCTCCGTATGAATTTCAAGCTTTGAGCAAGGTCGTAGAAGAATACAAATTCTTCAAACGCTTTAACAAAGAGTACGGCGTGAAAGAGGGTGAAGGCTGGCCCGCTCACTTTTTGCCGATCTTGCAGTTTAACGGCAAAATGTATGTAGCCCTGGATTGCAAGGATCAGGGCCCCACGCCTCTGTTTTCTTATTTCATTGAAGACGGCACGCCGCAAGCCAAGTACCGTGGTCCTGCTCATCTGCTGCAAGTAACGCTGAGTTCTTATGAGTCAGGCGCATACAAACGTGAGTTTGAAAATATGGAAGTTGATACCCTTGCAGAAGCCAGGGCATTTCGCCAGCATGCCTTTGCAAGTGAACTGCAAACCATGGAAGACAACTGGGCGAAGACGAAAAAATTTCTGATGACGGCCAAAGGAGAGAATTTCAGAGCGATGGTCGGCTCCATGGACCCTGACGAACGCGCCATCCCTTTACTCATAGACAAGTTGCATGATGCAGACCCAGAAGAAATCGTTTATATCTGCCTTGCATTTGGCAATTTTAAGTCAGAAGCAACAAGACCCGCATTAAATGACTTACTTAAACACAAATCATCCCGAGCACGAGATTTTGCAGCCAGCGCCTTATCAAAACTGAGAGGTCCACAAAGCCAGGCTGAAACAGACACCCTGCTGAGCTTGCTGGAAGACAGTGACAAGTTGGTACAGCTCAGCGCTATCGAGGCATTGAAACATGCTAAATCCTATCGCGCCATCGATACACTGATTGATAAACTGCACCGCAGCAAGCCAGGAATGCAGGTCTATATCATTAGCACATTAGCCGACATAGGCGACAGACGCGCCTTGCCTGCATTAAAAGAACTGCAGGCCAGTTTCCCTTCGCAACTCGATAGCAAACGATACGCCCGCGCCCGTGGCGATGACCCCTCACCTGCGGATTTCAAATCAAGCGTCGATGAGGCGATCAAGCGATTCGGGCAACAGTGA
- a CDS encoding diguanylate cyclase, translating into MPNTKSLDNLTEKLEFAAYRPRILIVDDQVINIQALHQIFASDHEVFMATSGQSALDFCRKTPPDLILLDIMMPDMDGLEVCAQLKHEELTADIPVLFVTAQNDASEESRALMAGGMDFISKPVNPDVVRARVHTHVTLKLQRDLLKKLVFTDPLTGLANRRNFDQAIAREWRHCQRNGKSLAVLMIDIDCFKQYNDTYGHQQGDTCLAAVAACLQAGFRRPHDIVARYGGEEFICLMPECELQSAISKAASVLRAITDQAIPHSSTKVADSDTITLSIGVAAIVPGDQHSIDALIAKADQKLYEAKQAGRNRVGA; encoded by the coding sequence ATGCCCAACACAAAATCCCTGGACAACCTGACAGAAAAACTTGAGTTCGCAGCATACCGGCCGCGCATACTCATCGTCGATGACCAGGTCATCAATATCCAGGCATTGCACCAGATTTTTGCCAGCGACCATGAAGTCTTCATGGCCACCAGCGGCCAGAGTGCCCTCGATTTTTGCAGGAAAACCCCACCCGACCTGATCCTGCTCGACATCATGATGCCAGACATGGATGGTCTCGAAGTCTGCGCCCAGCTCAAGCATGAAGAACTCACCGCCGACATCCCGGTATTGTTTGTCACCGCCCAGAATGATGCCAGCGAAGAATCACGTGCCCTCATGGCTGGTGGCATGGATTTCATCAGCAAACCCGTTAACCCCGATGTCGTGCGCGCCCGCGTGCACACCCATGTCACCCTCAAGCTGCAACGCGACCTGCTCAAAAAACTGGTGTTCACCGACCCGCTGACAGGTCTTGCCAACCGTCGCAACTTTGACCAGGCAATCGCCAGGGAATGGCGGCATTGCCAGCGCAACGGCAAATCCCTGGCCGTGCTGATGATAGACATAGACTGCTTCAAGCAATACAACGACACCTATGGTCACCAGCAGGGTGATACCTGCCTGGCAGCCGTGGCAGCCTGCCTGCAGGCAGGATTCCGACGCCCGCATGATATCGTCGCCCGTTACGGCGGCGAAGAATTCATCTGTCTCATGCCTGAATGCGAACTGCAGAGCGCCATCAGCAAGGCCGCATCCGTGCTGCGCGCCATCACCGACCAGGCCATCCCGCACAGTTCAACCAAGGTCGCAGACAGCGACACCATCACCCTCAGCATAGGCGTGGCCGCCATCGTGCCCGGCGACCAGCACAGCATTGATGCGCTTATCGCCAAGGCCGACCAGAAACTGTATGAAGCCAAACAGGCGGGACGTAACCGGGTGGGGGCTTAG
- a CDS encoding branched-chain amino acid ABC transporter substrate-binding protein, translated as MSTTIKLIAAASSAGILLAGNANAQDLLVRIGHVSPLSGPSAHMGKDTEEGARMAVDELNAKGVTIGGKKARFELLSEDDAGEPKQATTVAQKLVDAKVNGVIGHMNSGTTIPSSKIYSDAGIPEISPSATNPQYTMQGYKTAFRVVANDGQLGGTLGRYAVQMLKAKNIAVIDDRTAYGQGVADEFVKGATGKLASAKIVSRQYTTDKATNFSAILTTIKSTNPDLIFFGGMDAVGGPMLKQIKQLGLKVKFMGGDGICSTDLAQLAGDAIGEGNVICAEAGGVEEGKKADLVKFKANFSKKYGHEVVLNAPYAYDGVMTMVAAMQKANSAEPAKYLPELAKINHKGVTGEIAFDARGDIRDGTLTLYTYKGGKRELIAVTH; from the coding sequence ATGTCCACGACCATCAAACTCATCGCCGCCGCATCTTCTGCAGGCATCCTGCTGGCAGGTAATGCCAATGCCCAGGACCTGCTGGTAAGGATAGGCCATGTCAGCCCCTTGTCCGGGCCATCTGCACACATGGGTAAAGATACTGAAGAGGGTGCACGCATGGCGGTGGACGAACTCAATGCCAAAGGCGTCACCATAGGCGGCAAGAAAGCCAGGTTTGAATTGCTGTCAGAAGACGATGCGGGAGAGCCAAAGCAGGCCACTACCGTGGCGCAAAAGCTCGTGGATGCCAAGGTCAATGGTGTTATCGGCCACATGAATTCTGGCACCACCATCCCCTCTTCAAAAATCTACAGCGATGCCGGTATCCCGGAAATTTCACCCTCGGCAACCAACCCCCAATACACGATGCAGGGCTACAAGACGGCTTTCCGAGTGGTTGCCAATGACGGCCAGCTCGGTGGCACGCTGGGTCGCTATGCAGTGCAAATGCTGAAGGCAAAAAATATCGCCGTGATTGATGACCGCACCGCGTATGGGCAAGGTGTGGCAGACGAATTCGTCAAAGGCGCAACGGGTAAACTCGCTTCTGCCAAGATCGTCTCGCGTCAATATACGACCGACAAGGCAACCAATTTCAGCGCCATCCTGACCACCATCAAATCCACCAATCCTGATTTGATTTTCTTTGGCGGCATGGATGCGGTAGGTGGCCCCATGCTCAAGCAAATCAAGCAACTGGGCCTGAAAGTCAAGTTCATGGGGGGTGACGGCATCTGCTCGACAGACCTGGCACAACTGGCCGGCGATGCCATCGGTGAAGGCAATGTGATCTGCGCTGAGGCGGGCGGGGTAGAAGAAGGCAAGAAGGCCGACCTGGTCAAGTTCAAGGCCAATTTCAGCAAAAAATATGGTCACGAAGTTGTGTTGAATGCGCCTTATGCCTACGATGGCGTGATGACCATGGTGGCCGCCATGCAAAAAGCCAATTCAGCCGAACCCGCCAAATACCTGCCAGAACTGGCCAAAATCAACCACAAGGGCGTGACAGGTGAAATCGCATTTGATGCGCGTGGTGATATCCGTGACGGCACCCTGACTTTGTACACTTACAAGGGTGGTAAGCGCGAACTGATCGCGGTAACACATTAA
- a CDS encoding gamma-glutamyl-gamma-aminobutyrate hydrolase family protein gives MTSSPPPRIGITPDRSAAASDIEALFFVRRNYCAAISDNGGVPLVLPYDMDAVETYLDQIDGLLITGGMFDVNPALYGMPARYPEKMALKEDRTAFEQAMLRAAIARDMPVLGICGGMQLIAVELGAKLLQHIPSDISTSIEHKQAEDCDLASHAIHIRQGSKLRTILGVETCEVNSLHHQSVASSTDKVKVAAVADDGVVEAIEVPSLSFCMGVQWHPEYRVNASEKNLFTALVAAARESAARHLTAISV, from the coding sequence ATGACCAGCTCTCCACCGCCCCGCATAGGCATCACCCCTGACCGCAGCGCTGCCGCAAGCGATATCGAAGCCCTGTTCTTTGTGCGCCGCAATTATTGCGCAGCAATCAGTGACAATGGCGGCGTACCGCTGGTGCTGCCTTATGACATGGATGCGGTAGAGACTTACCTCGACCAGATCGATGGCCTGCTCATCACTGGCGGCATGTTCGATGTCAATCCTGCCCTGTACGGCATGCCCGCCCGCTACCCTGAAAAAATGGCCCTCAAGGAAGACCGCACCGCCTTTGAACAAGCCATGCTGCGCGCTGCCATTGCGCGTGACATGCCGGTGCTGGGCATTTGCGGCGGCATGCAACTGATAGCAGTTGAACTGGGCGCAAAGCTGCTGCAGCACATCCCTTCTGATATCTCCACCAGCATAGAGCATAAGCAGGCGGAAGATTGCGATCTGGCCAGCCATGCCATCCACATCCGCCAGGGCAGCAAGTTGCGGACGATTCTGGGTGTCGAAACCTGCGAAGTCAACAGCCTGCATCACCAGTCCGTCGCGTCCTCTACCGACAAGGTCAAGGTAGCAGCAGTGGCAGATGATGGCGTGGTGGAAGCCATAGAAGTGCCGTCGCTGTCATTTTGCATGGGGGTGCAATGGCACCCTGAATACCGGGTCAATGCCAGCGAAAAAAACCTGTTCACTGCCCTGGTTGCAGCGGCGCGGGAAAGTGCTGCACGACACCTGACTGCTATCAGCGTCTAA
- a CDS encoding D-amino acid dehydrogenase has product MKVCIIGAGVIGLTTAYALARRGHDVSIVEAHDGAGEGASYGNGAQLSYSYVAPLADASVWASMPSYLLNPDSPLSWRPSLELAQWKWLCGFLLACNQRKSRQTTAELLRLAFYSRDCLATLQAQLSLDFDLRQAGKLVMYSSDAALKAAAAQVAYQAQLGCEQQVLSTQACLDIEPALAHAAARWVGGVYTPSEDVGDCARFCRQLSQELIHNYPNVKFLYGTQVNGLLVQASKLQALQTSQGDIRADTFVLANGSHAAALAAKVGMRLPVYPLKGYSITLDAPAADATLPSVSITDSARKIVYARIGERLRVAGRVEIVGHDMQINAARAQSLLKETQELFPTLKADTNAIHPWVGMRPATPTGIPIIGASPVCNLYLNTGHGALGWTLACGSAELLSQQIDGEQSAIDASPYQY; this is encoded by the coding sequence ATGAAAGTTTGTATCATCGGCGCAGGTGTCATCGGCCTCACCACTGCGTATGCACTGGCAAGGCGCGGTCATGATGTCAGCATTGTCGAGGCGCATGATGGTGCCGGTGAAGGTGCCAGCTATGGCAACGGGGCGCAGCTCAGTTACTCTTATGTTGCGCCACTGGCGGATGCCTCGGTCTGGGCCAGCATGCCCTCTTACCTGCTGAACCCTGATTCGCCTTTAAGCTGGCGTCCCTCCCTCGAGCTGGCGCAATGGAAATGGCTGTGCGGTTTTTTGCTGGCCTGTAACCAGCGCAAATCCAGGCAGACCACGGCAGAGCTGTTGCGCCTGGCCTTCTATAGCCGCGATTGCCTGGCGACTTTGCAAGCACAGTTATCACTGGATTTTGATCTGCGCCAGGCAGGCAAGCTGGTCATGTATTCATCTGATGCGGCGCTCAAGGCTGCGGCTGCGCAAGTCGCCTATCAGGCGCAACTGGGTTGTGAGCAGCAAGTTTTATCGACCCAGGCTTGTCTGGACATAGAACCTGCGCTGGCACATGCAGCCGCCCGTTGGGTAGGCGGCGTCTACACACCGTCAGAAGATGTCGGTGACTGCGCCCGCTTTTGCAGGCAATTGTCGCAGGAATTGATACACAATTATCCGAATGTGAAGTTCTTGTACGGCACGCAGGTCAACGGCCTGCTCGTGCAGGCGAGCAAACTGCAGGCCCTGCAAACCAGCCAGGGCGATATCCGCGCAGATACCTTTGTGCTGGCAAATGGATCGCATGCCGCCGCCCTGGCTGCCAAGGTGGGCATGCGCTTGCCTGTCTATCCGCTCAAGGGCTACAGCATCACGCTGGATGCGCCAGCGGCGGATGCCACCCTGCCCAGCGTCAGTATTACCGACAGTGCGAGAAAAATCGTCTATGCCCGTATAGGTGAGCGACTGCGTGTGGCAGGCCGGGTAGAAATTGTCGGCCACGACATGCAGATCAATGCGGCCCGCGCGCAAAGCCTGCTAAAAGAAACACAGGAACTCTTCCCTACGCTCAAGGCAGATACAAACGCCATACACCCCTGGGTAGGCATGCGCCCCGCAACGCCCACTGGCATCCCCATCATAGGCGCATCACCGGTCTGCAATCTCTATCTCAATACAGGCCATGGCGCACTTGGCTGGACACTGGCTTGCGGCAGTGCCGAACTGCTGTCCCAGCAAATCGATGGCGAACAGAGTGCGATTGACGCCAGCCCTTATCAATATTAA
- a CDS encoding diaminopropionate ammonia-lyase — MLLSNPHAVRRPYPADLAAIMNIESAKQSQRWLAPWRELARAATPLHALPDLAGKLQVGAIHVKDESVRSPLGSFKALGAPVALVRQVLRLYPAQDIVPEQVLAGRYAHLLQDYTVISATDGNHGRSLAAAARSAGCQCVIVLHAHVSAEREAAIAAYGARIVRITGNYDESVTVAAELARTNDWQVISDTSYEGYQDIPRDVMQGYGTIAAELVEQGAGPDGKSAYTHIFLQGGVGGLAAGIVSYFWELYGINRPRFIVVEPAQADCLYQSALHGRASRALGSIDSVMAGLACGETSPLAWRFLQPAVDYFLTIEDELAIQAMRVLAAGSEADIPIVAGESGVAGLAGLLSMCSNKVCMKQVGLDASSKVLVINTEGATAATVYHELLGISAHAVLAQQNSWKDRHHE, encoded by the coding sequence ATGCTGTTATCTAATCCACACGCTGTACGCCGGCCCTATCCTGCCGATCTTGCTGCCATCATGAATATAGAGAGTGCAAAGCAAAGCCAGCGCTGGCTGGCACCGTGGAGAGAGCTGGCCCGTGCTGCAACGCCGCTGCATGCCCTGCCTGATCTGGCAGGCAAATTGCAGGTGGGGGCCATTCATGTCAAGGATGAATCAGTCCGTTCGCCACTGGGTAGTTTCAAGGCATTGGGTGCGCCTGTTGCGCTGGTCAGGCAGGTTTTGCGGCTTTATCCTGCGCAGGATATTGTGCCTGAGCAGGTGCTGGCAGGCCGTTATGCACATCTGCTGCAAGACTATACCGTCATCAGCGCTACAGATGGCAACCACGGGCGCAGCCTGGCAGCGGCTGCCCGTTCTGCAGGCTGCCAGTGCGTGATAGTCTTGCATGCGCATGTCAGTGCCGAGCGCGAAGCCGCGATTGCGGCCTACGGTGCCCGCATAGTACGCATTACCGGTAATTATGATGAATCGGTAACAGTAGCCGCCGAGCTGGCACGCACCAATGACTGGCAGGTGATCTCAGATACCTCGTATGAAGGCTATCAAGATATCCCGCGTGATGTCATGCAAGGCTATGGCACCATTGCTGCCGAGCTGGTGGAGCAAGGTGCCGGGCCTGATGGAAAAAGCGCATACACCCACATCTTTTTACAGGGCGGCGTCGGCGGCCTGGCTGCGGGGATCGTCAGTTATTTCTGGGAATTGTATGGCATCAACCGCCCGCGCTTTATCGTGGTAGAACCTGCGCAGGCAGATTGCCTTTATCAAAGTGCGCTGCATGGCCGGGCGAGCAGGGCGCTGGGTTCTATCGACTCTGTCATGGCGGGCCTGGCTTGCGGCGAGACTTCACCTCTGGCATGGCGCTTCTTGCAGCCTGCGGTCGATTATTTTTTGACGATAGAAGATGAGCTCGCCATCCAGGCCATGCGTGTGCTGGCAGCGGGTAGTGAGGCAGATATCCCCATAGTCGCCGGTGAATCTGGCGTGGCGGGTCTGGCTGGCCTGCTGAGTATGTGCAGCAACAAGGTCTGCATGAAGCAAGTGGGCCTGGATGCCAGCTCCAAAGTATTGGTCATCAATACTGAAGGCGCAACTGCGGCCACGGTATATCACGAACTGCTTGGCATATCGGCACATGCGGTACTTGCCCAACAAAATTCCTGGAAGGACAGGCATCATGAATGA
- a CDS encoding MarR family transcriptional regulator encodes MSLSTAQFLPASQYGMFRKLARVLEHFVAAAPAEVRLDQLAKHCGMSKYAIRKICLRLQDEGLISAAENSLHWNLAKPAGGITLEDAWRISMADTSRASTTAPVAGKFTTEMDLLITQALWNIDQSISSHLRCVQLDRVSQSQRTARRWGRRGVRKVKNFL; translated from the coding sequence ATGAGTTTGAGCACAGCACAATTTTTACCCGCATCCCAATACGGCATGTTCCGCAAACTGGCCAGGGTGCTCGAACATTTTGTCGCCGCGGCTCCGGCTGAGGTCAGGCTGGATCAACTGGCAAAACACTGCGGCATGAGCAAATACGCCATCCGCAAAATCTGCCTGCGCCTGCAGGACGAAGGCTTGATCTCTGCTGCCGAAAACAGCCTGCACTGGAATCTCGCCAAACCTGCAGGCGGCATCACGCTGGAAGACGCCTGGCGCATCAGCATGGCAGATACATCGCGTGCCAGCACTACGGCACCCGTAGCAGGTAAATTCACGACGGAAATGGATTTGCTCATTACCCAGGCCTTGTGGAACATAGACCAGAGCATCAGCTCACACCTGCGCTGCGTGCAGCTTGACCGCGTCAGCCAGTCGCAAAGAACAGCCCGCCGCTGGGGCAGACGCGGGGTGCGTAAGGTCAAGAATTTTTTGTGA